TGCATGTTCTTTGAGAAAATTTCCTCCATCTGAGGCAATTAAAAAAGCAAAGTAACAACTATTACTTTAATTTTACGTCAATAATAATGAATAGAGTTGAATCTAGAATTACTACGTtatgaagaagaaaaacatcatcTAAGTTTACAATGTTATGGTGTTCAATGTTCCTTTATCGGTTTGTAGTATGAAAAAGCATCAATCTCAGAAAAATGTAAACTTTGAAGCAAAATCCTTCGAAACCATTACTGCACATGTATAAGCATCGTGTCGCTTCCTATTGTTGAATCAGCCAGACACTCACATGAGTCTGGTTCGATTTTCCAATCTTGGaagaaatatgaaattaaAGTAACATGTCTCTACGCTATTGTTTCTCTATTTGCTTtgtactttttatttttagttaatccttttattttaaaagagaatttttttcccaaaaccaagaaaaataaaaccagtCGTGCATTCTGTCACAATATACACCGGCAAAAGTATCTAAATGCGTATCTTAATGTATTCTAATGTTGTATGTAAAGACATATGTATATCACGCAGTTACATGTAATGCATATAAGACAAAACATGACGGCATGTGCGGTTCAAAACGAGAAAAGTAGACATATTTAAGCGAAAATACGATACGATAAATACGATCAATAGAAAGGAGGAAAAACACCAGGAGATGTCACAAAAACTAATAGAGTGCATGAGagagaagcagcaaaaaaggtgAACTACGAAAGTTGTAGAAACTTCCAAACACATTTGAAAGAATTTTGCATACGAAtaagttttatttgaaatacaTAACTGAATTTATGTATTGTGCTGTAAATTGATCTTGGTTGCAAAATCAGAACACCTTAaatcaattgttttttttatctaagAGAAACAGATTGAGCCGTATTTATAGATCAACTGTTATTCCCCAAATTATCcttgaaatgttttgttttgtctgcagtgtttttttatcttgttattcgtttgctttctctcttcctcttcgtcAATTCTACATTTTTTTGAAACAATGATTCCAATCGTTATtattagtttgttttattatttacaaatACCACATAAAAGCATTCCTATGCATTCCCGTTCTTTTAGTTAGGCTTCATAGTGAGAAAATTCTACATGACCAGAATGCTGTGCTGCCAGTACGGAAAGATCAACGTATGTTTGTCCATACTAATCTGCATTATATTAGCAGGCCTTTGTAAAAGTCGCAGCGCATAATGGCAGTCGTATAAATAATACAATTTTATCATTATGTGAGCAATAGAAAATCGCAAAGAATCCCATgtacaatttgttttttttatggaaacGCAATATGTATTATATTTTCTTTGTTAGCTTCTAGTGATATGCAGTTTATTTTTCTTGTAATGAATTATTGAATACACTCACAAGTAAATATAGAAAATAAAGCTGAACAAATTGTATGTGAATCCATACCGAAATTGACGACCTTACCCACGAACACTTTTTCTATCAGCATTAGCCGGAGATTTGAATATACATGCACATCATTACGAATGTATCATGTACATGTTCCTAGGGAAAAATATATATATCCTATGCAACAATACATTAGAAAAAGTGTCGACCGTTTCCCCTATTTTAGATAGTATAGTTTAGATTAAAGAGAAGATTAACATCTGTTGCATGTGAAAAGCTCGTTTGATCCTTAATACTTTGGGTTTTTGGCAAACCAACTAATCCGTCGCTTCGGCGGTGAATTCTGGAAATAATAAACGAAACAGACCCATTGTTGGTATAGACTATTTATTGTTATATATGGTATAGTAGTGAAAATATAGCCTGTATACGAAATTGAACGATAGAAATAATCTACTTGTGATATATTACGCAATGTTTTAACTAATGATTCGGTTAACACCAATCTGCTAATTTACTTTTTCCAAATCATTTCAAAGGCATTTCATCCGGCAATATATGCAATTCAATATGGTATATGCAATTCAAATTGTTTGCAGGTCTATTAACCTCAGATGTTCAAAATACTGTTTACTCGCCCCTACAATTATGCAAAACTATAATTGTAGACTGAATACTCTTTTCACTGGTTCATGAGTTGGAAATACCAcattgattgttttatttaatcctaattcgttttcttctttttcgagTGAGACGCAATAGCTCTACAATATAATAATTACATAATTTAAACACTATCACATGATTGAAATACATTTCCTTAAAAATCATTgataatttataattattCAACTTATCGGATGGTTCCTGAATTGTGACCGGTCATTCATAGAAGAACAGATAGACGGTGAACAGAAACAACCCTAGCAGCGCCAACGAGGCATTCATACTAGCCCCTGATCCTGGTTTGTGAGCATTTCCTCTCAACATTTCCGCACGCGGCTCATCGAGAGGCATGGGTACATCGTCCAACATTGGACACCTTTCCCACCTGTCCATATGCTGTATGATAGGTAGTATATTTTTCCGGTCAGGCGTCGACAATACAGGAGGGCGTTCCCCATCACTGCCATCGGTAATATTGCACTCGTCTACCAACGCCTCCGAAATGATACGCACGAAATCAACGGCAGATTGTAACCGTGCTTCAGACATTGGCGTCGGACTAGCGGCAATATTTCTCCGGTAATCGAGAAGCACATTGCGGCGCTGTGCACTGCGTTGCTTCCGTTGGTGCAGTGCACGGATCTGATGGTTTGAATGGTGTCGCCGAAACTCGTTACTGGCTGCAGCCGCCATGGGATGTGAATCGACCGAGGCTACTAATATTGTGTTGCCAGACGCACTTCTGCCAAGGGATCGATTCGTATCAAAAATAATTGCTCGTTGACGGCTGTTTAACAGGGTCGGCGAACCGATGGCTTTTCGCAGGGCACCAACAAATAGGTTTGCTACTTTTATTTTCGAGCTCATACACGACGGTTGCTCTTGTTGGGCAGGTACTCCAAAACAAACTACGCTTTCCACAGGGAGTGGTGGCATTGCTGGCAACATAGTAACTTCATCTGCGTTAGACGTTGCGTTGCCCTTAATCATTCATAAATAACATTAAGGCTCTATAAGTATTTGGACAAAACAAAGGGTGATGGAGAAGTTTGATtctcagaaaaaaaaattcccGTCAATTGCCCACGCATAAAGATCGCGTACATCACAAGACTTAACAGCTACACAGTCACaggacacagaaaaaaaaacattttcacccTTCATCATTCGTAGGCATTATTATCGAACGAAAGACGAATGACTGGATCGCGTAATTACGTAAAGAAATTGAGGCTATTGTTACAAAGGGATGAAGTAAAAGTACTACATTCGACACAAGACAATAAAACATTGCATCCGTTGACATCCAATCATAGCTACAAACGTGACGGGGAGTTTCGCAAAATGATACAactacagggtgtccaaacaagccttctttttttcatttggttataaaccagaaacggctgaatatttttcgaagcTTAAACGTTTATCtgaaaggtagattcttagaatctatgtataaaataaagttttggttgtagaaaattgggaaatatgaaaaatttatatccaaagtggtaggtcgtcaaatcattcgtcaaaagcacatgtCATTGAAggtcatttccacctcggtggctatgttaataagcagtattatggttcggaaaagccacatatcgtgcaagagaagccaatgcacccacaacgagttattgtttggtgcggattttggctgtttggttttcggtgaaattgaagctgagaacttggacggcatttggtttcaacaggacggcgctacgtaCCATACATCGACAGTCACAATCGATATTCATGTTACACGAACAAACGAgtaactattgacgacctcaagttgcaaattcaagttgctattgccgaaataagACCAGATACAaacgaaaatgtactcaaaaataggtcgaccgaatgagctactgccaaaccaattgtggtagacatttgaccaaaattgttttttataagaaaaatttaagaatcaacctttcaaataaatgttaaagcatcgaaaaatattcagccgtttttgttttataacaaaatgaaaaaaagaagacttgtttggacaccctgtatatatCTCTATAAGTACTAATACGCATCAAAGGGATTAAGTAACAAGACCGTTAACACAAAAGAGGATCGCTAAATACTACACGTCGACACAATTAAATGTAGTATGGAAAAAAGCTTTTCTTATTTACCTCGTTGCGCTGAAAGTTCCCCAACAAGTTGGTTGAGCTGAGTATCTGCTTAAATTTGCTGGGGGTTTTAATGCCTTTCGTTTTACCATCTACCATCGTCGCGTCGGCACTGTTATGGTTCACATCGGAAGACCCAGCGAGATTGGCACCATTTATGTTTGCATCCTTTAGAGCTTCCTTGTATTGGATCTGGCCAGTGGCGATGGGTAGCGCAGCACCAAAAGACAGGCGACCAGCCTTTTTACTCGGCGTAGGTGGCCCTGGCCGTTTGTACGATGTCACACCACTGACCTTGCGACGTGTGATCAAACCAGTTGAACTATCATCAAATGCTTCTGAAACGTTACCCTTAAAATAATATATTTAAGACAGCTCGGTTAATTAAAGAGTAAATAGTGCAAGAAATGAGGTCAATGTTAGGATGCATACTCGCGTTTCATCCTCCGCTGTATCACATTCCGGGTAGAGGGTGGCGTAGCTAGTGCGCAGATGTGGTGGCAACATCGAGTTACGTTGGAGTAGCTCCGAGTAGCGATCTTCACCTGCTTCTGGTGACCCACAGCGACCGCTTTTCAGATCAGCCAGGTAGGTCATATTGAACACTTCGCCCTCTTCATCTTCCATCAGCAGATTATTTCCTGTCggtttcaaacaaaacaaaatcaagACGGTGCGTAGAAGAGTGTACGGGTTTTCAAACGACTGTTTCCAAAGTCCTGTGGAAACCAAGAACCATGGCTTATAAAAACATACGTAGGCGTGCCTGGGCCGGAATAGGTAAAAGATGTTTCCGCTCGCTTTTACTATCCTCCAAAGTTTTAAGCTTTAGCAGCAGCACTTGGTTCTCCTTCCGTATCTCCAGGTCCCGTTCGTTCTTTTCGGCCAGCTGCTCTTGTAGTTGTGCACACCTTAAATCAAGCTGTTGAAGCTAAATAATGGACACAGTCGCGAATTGGTCCATTTTGTGGAATGAGGTGATTGGTCGagattaaataaatatttcttcATAACATCCTTCTATCAGAAGCACTACCAGGGACTTACTTTTTTTGTGTATTCCTCCTCGGCCATTGCAAATCGCTCGTGCAACTCCCGTTCTTGATTGAGTTTTGATTCTTTGTGTATTGCAATCTGAAAgcagaaaaaccaaacgaaaatgAATCGTCATCTCCCGGTAAAACATTAATTACGAGAAAAACTTTATCCGACTTTAGATTGTTAGCAATATTTCGTTCCGAAAAATAAGATCAAACAGCAAATTTTTCCCCCGACCCCCCGCTGACAGAGCAGTCGataacgctcgtcgctgtcacgcacGCAGattcgaatcccgggaccggttgctACGCAGCGTAGCGGTTGTTACGAATAGCACCAGAGATAcatattaacattgtctctggtgcagactaagaccgcgcagcggttgtagcgccaactaacaagaagaagaagccaaTTTTTCCACGCGGGTTGCCAAATTACAACCACAAAACAGTTTATTGAgagtaaaatatttacttcATATTTTTAATAACTAAAATGAACTTCAACGTTTTTCTCATGTCAGATGCCTATTTGTTCCTATCATAAGGTCTATTATATAGAAGATGGCATGACTCGTTTTAGTAAAACGGTGGTTCTTTAGGCCCGAGCCTAAAATGTTCCaataacgaagaaaaaaacaaccaaaacagTAATGCTACACTGATGGGCACAAACAGTAGGCAGCGCAACCATGCCACGGTTTGGCCGACATACGCTGAGACCCGCTTGCGAGCAGCTCTTCTATCGGTTTGCTTCAATAACTCAGTTCCGTCGCCTACTGATTTATCTTCCTGCAATAGAAAAAAGGGAATTCCACCAATCAGATAGAGGCTACCCGGTCATTTGTTGGAAATGCTGCGATCTTTTACGTCGTGCTGTTTTTCGAATGATGATGTTGTCCCTAGAAACCCACAGTATATGACACCAGTAGATATATAATTAATCAACCACCAGCTCATATGCTttacattaaaatattttgccaAAACCAAGGCTACCCGTTACTATCAATTATTAAACAAGTTAACGGTGACTTGTAATCATAGAAAAATGGTAGAGTTTCGATGTAGAGTTACTCACCATTCGTTCCTTCATCTTGCCCATATTTTCCTCGAATTCAATCCGTAGCTCACGTTTCTGTTCTTCGAAACGCTTTttaatcgtttcatttttctcgcGAAGTGTGTTGAATTCGTTTAGCCaggttttttccttttcagctACCTCCTTTCGTTCCTTGGTCAGCTTAGCCGCAAAGACCATGTTATGATTCCAGCATGTGTCGTACTTGCTCTGCAATTCCTTATGTTCCTTCGTCAATTCTTTCAATTCCGTTTCATATCGTTGACATGTCTTGAGTTGTTCGGTTTTCTCTGACGAAGCTAAACGCTCCTTGTACAACTTAGCTACAAGGATTTCGCTGTCCCCCTTTAATTTCTCATATGCTACCAGCATCTCTTTGTGCACAATGGTCAATTGGGTTACCTTCTGTTCCAAAAGTTCTCGTTGTTTTGCGGCATCCACCTGGTTGCACTCAAGGATAGTACATTCTTGTGTGGATTTCAACAAGATTGACTGCTGCGCATTATAACGCTCTTCCAAAGTAAGCAAATCTGACTTCGTTTTCTCGTGAGCATCTCTGGTAGTTGAAATCTCATTCAGCAGTTTTACACACTGCGCATCCAAATCCGAAAGCTGCTTTTGCAATGCTACATTGTGGTGATTGTTTTTCTTAGTTTCTTCCAAAGATGCATGAGTGTCTTTGAACAAATTTTTCAGTTCCGAAAGCTCGAGATGGtgatttgtttgttctatttcCCGCTGCTCATTAAGGATTTGTAGTTTGCATTTGAACTCTTCCTTCTTCATAGTTTCTTGTTGGAGTAGTTCTTCCAAATGCTTTTTCGTTGCTTGCTGTGTTTCAAAAGATGTACGCAGTTGCATTAGTTGTTCATTCATATCGTTTTTAGTATGCTCTAGCTCAGGGATCTTGGAATCCAATTTGCATTTAAACTCTTCCTTACTGAAAGTTTCTTGTTGGAGTAGTTCTTCCAAATGGTTTTTCGTTGTTTGTACTGCTTCGAAAGATATTTGTAATTTATACAACCGGTCAGTCAAATCAGATCTATCCCGCTCCAGTGTTGCTTTTGAAGCTAGTAGCTGTTCAACTTGATCATTAACATTTCTCAGATTGTCCGAAAGCTTAGCGATATCCTGTTCCTTCTCCTTCAATAACACCTCCACTACAGATGAGGCTAAGTTTTCACGGTCACGGCAACAACTATCGttgattgaaacatttttgaacgACACATCCAAGAAGTCACTTGAACAATCAAAACTCTCTGGAACCTGAGGACACGTGAGCTTATTTTCATGAATGAATCGCCGCAACTCGTTCACATTTTCTTGCAAAATTGTGTTGGCCTCTTCCTTTTTGAAGGCTTCCTCCTTTATCGATTGCATCAGCCTTTCAATCTGAAGAATATGTTCTTGCAGGTTTCTGTTCGCCAATTGTAGCTCCTTATTTCGCTCCGTCACAGAACGTTCATTCCCTCGTGCCTTATGAATTTCATCTTCCAATGTTTCAACGCAATCGATTTTCTCCTTCAATTGTTTCCGAAGCTCAGTTATGTTGTCGTGATGGTCAAGATCTAGTGACTGTTCTTTTGGGCTCAGTACGCACAGCTGCTCCTTCATCTCCAGTGCGTTGATCTTCGTCAAAAGCCTTTTATTTTGATCACCTGCCCTGCGTAGCATCTGCTGCAATTGCTCGATATGCTTGTCAAGAGATGCGTTTTCCAAGCGCGCCGATTCTAGTTGCGTTGTCAATCCTCTTAATTTGGACTGCATCATTGCTTGTTTCGACGCTGATTTTGGGCGTGTTATTTGTTGGGCCAGTGTTTTAAGCGGGCTGTTGGTAAAAATCTCAGTTGATTTGTCTTCAACACCCACCAAAAATTTACTGGTTGCGGGTTGGAGGTTGAACTCTGCTCCTTTCGTAGCAGTCAAAACTGCATCGTCGACAAAGCTGCGATTGACTTTAGGTTCTGTCGTACCTTCCGCAACAAAGGATTTCAGAAAAGTTTTCAACATGTGTTGTTGTGACTCGTCGAATTGTTTGCAgatgttttgaaaaaatgaaacggGATGACGGACGCAAGAAAAATACAGGAGTAATGAAAAAATGTACACATATTCtccttttgttatttttcctTCGGCACTGAGTTGAAGCTCAAAGTCGGGAAAATGCGAACGCAAAAACTCTATTGCTGTGTTTTGCTTTATCTCAAACGTAGGACTGAGTCGGTGACGGAATGTTTCATAAAACGAGCTCAATGTAACAGAATCATCCTTGTTGATTGGGGTGGAAGATTGCACCTTCAGTAGGAAGAAATCAATTGGTGAGTTAATTGAAAGagcccaaaaacaaaccaaaaggAGGATAGATGGAAATAGGAGAGTTAGCTTTAGGAAAAGCAGACAAACGTACATACCCAAAGAAACAGCACCTTACGCCATAGCGTTAAACAATCCTGCTTCGTTATTACGGTAATCTCCATAACTTTTGTTACTGCTTAGACATCAATTTCAACGGAATTATAACTTTTACAGACGCCGTAGTGATGGACACGAACACAAGAAGCCGAGCCGGAGCAGTTTACGACCGTTACAAAATGGGAGTTACAAAAAGAAACTACGCGTCGATACAGAACAGCGATGGTGAGgcatgaaaacgaaaacaactgACAGCTCTTGACAACAAACCGAAACTTTCGACCGCTCGATTGAAAAGGCTTTTATAACAGTTTTTCGATTATACCACTTATgagaatgttatttttaacgTATCGCtatgtttgaatatttaatatgtattttccaagaaaatatttgttttgtgataaaattTCAGTGTGCTTTGCTAAAAAATTTGCTTTACATATTTTCACTTATTTTGCCACCAGTAGTCACCAAAACAAGGCCTAAAATTATTCTGAAGGGAACCGATCAATGAAATTATTCGGAAATTAGGAAATTATTTCTACGTCAGAAATAATTAGGAAATTATCCCAACTGGCATTTATTGCGAAAAGTaggttgttgttttaatttggttCAATTAAGAGCCTTGAAGCTCTTCAATATGTTCGTTCTTTACACATAGTGAAAACACACAGAATGATATGGGTTtttagtttggtttttatttcatttgtgCATAGGATAGGGAGAGGGTGTTGTACATTTCATCAAAATGAAATCATATCACAATTGGTTGAcataataattaatatttaattcatAATGTATAATGCGCTTTGAGTATATTCAATACGTATGTTTGTAGCAGTTGCTGGATGTCATTTCTGACttcaaaagaaacgaaactcATTGTGGTTAACATTTTGAGGTCATGAGATGAGTTTGTGTTTAATATTCATCGCATATCAGGTGGCACAGAATTGGCCCAATagcaaaacggaaacaaaacactaaGATGCACAGTTAATTACATGTATTAAATACATATAGTACATATATGGCATAAACAGCATTGTTTCTAGTGATTGGTCTGCTCTACTCCAATAGAAAAACCGTTCCgatatttacaaacaaaagaACATCGCGCAATGAGAGTCTTCATATCGGAggaaaagaaccgaaaaacgaTCGATAGAAAATGCTTTCAAAAGTTATTCAACTCTTCCGAGTTTAAAATTTCGAAATCACTATCCTTGTCATCGTCTGAAGAATTTTCATGTTTCGACGACGGTTGTAACAACCGTGTTGAACGTATCGCGCCGCCGATGGCGTCGATGATGATAGAGCTTTTGGACTGCTCGGAAGGAATTGCCCCggaaccgctgctgctgctgccactgccagtTGGTCGCTGGACAGTAGTTGCATTCATTAAGCACTGAAACATAGCGCCCATCAGCGCGCTGTTTGCTGGGTTCACCGCACAAGATGCAATATTGAGTTCAGTTGTGTCATTACTCCCTGCAGAAACACGCTTTTGTCTgctttgcttcattttctcTGATACAGTGCTTTTTGTCCGACTACGAGCCTCGGAAGACTCCCCACCGAAAGAGAGGCCGCTCGAGATGTTCTCGTCCGAATCAGACGAACTGTTCGCATTAAAGTGACTGATTTTAAACTGTATCCGTTCGTCGCACACTTCTTCTATGGCGGTTTTCGTACCATTTGTGCACCTCTTACGCACCATTTGCGAGCCACCATCGTCCATGAATAATTCGTCACTGCTGGAGTCACTCTGTTCGACTGTTTCTAATTCCCTACTACCATCCTCCGGTAACAGCATCCTAATGTACAGCTCATCTTCTCCGTAATTGTCTCCTTCTTGGGCGGATTTCTCGTTGCACCAATCAATGTGCATCGGAATATCGCCCTTCTCTCCAACCTCTTTTAGCAGCGACTGATTAAGTTCGTTGATTTCTGGAAGAAACTCTTTTACCTCTAGCTCGAACTGCTGCTCCTGGATAGTAGCtataaagaagaaaaaaaaaccatataAATGCATTAACGGCATGCAATGCGTAAATCGTGTGCTCTTTCAAATCATACCAGTATCGTTGCTAAAGACTACTTTAATATCGTATGTCCATTTTATGACCACTCCTAGCACTAGCAGGGACATTAGTATCATCCACCAAGGAAGCACGAAAAACAAGATGATTGGCGTGAGAACAGTCACTACTAGCGCAATTGTAAAGCCATAGGGTCTACTGTTTCGCAGTGTGCAACAACGTGCTCTTGCTTTCGCGATCGCTGTGTCGAGGCGCGAAGAAGTCTGCAACTGCACCGAAGAACAGTGCCGACACCAGAGCGCTCCGAGCGACACGGCGCCTACCATAGCCGCTGGCCGACAGTCGTACCTGCGAAACGgaagtgaaaataattttgatggcaacaaaacaacatgAGAAGTTCCTTTCGCGCGTCTCACCACTTACCAGAAAGTGCCACAGAGTAGCGCCACAAGAAGTA
This window of the Anopheles cruzii chromosome X, idAnoCruzAS_RS32_06, whole genome shotgun sequence genome carries:
- the LOC128278682 gene encoding uncharacterized protein LOC128278682 — translated: MAPTFEIKQNTAIEFLRSHFPDFELQLSAEGKITKGEYVYIFSLLLYFSCVRHPVSFFQNICKQFDESQQHMLKTFLKSFVAEGTTEPKVNRSFVDDAVLTATKGADPLKTLAQQITRPKSASKQAMMQSKLRGLTTQLESARLENASLDKHIEQLQQMLRRAGDQNKRLLTKINALEMKEQLCCVKLLNEISTTRDAHEKTKSDLLTLEERYNAQQSILLKSTQECTILECNQLTKERKEVAEKEKTWLNEFNTLREKNETIKKRFEEQKRELRIEFEENMGKMKERMLQQLDLRCAQLQEQLAEKNERDLEIRKENQVLLLKLKTLEDSKSERKHLLPIPAQARLRNNLLMEDEEGEVFNMTYLADLKSGRCGSPEAGEDRYSELLQRNSMLPPHLRTSYATLYPECDTAEDETRGNVSEAFDDSSTGLITRRKVSGVTSYKRPGPPTPSKKAGRLSFGAALPIATGQIQYKEALKDANINGANLAGSSDVNHNSADATMVDGKTKGIKTPSKFKQILSSTNLLGNFQRNENSPPKRRISWFAKNPKY
- the LOC128267342 gene encoding uncharacterized protein LOC128267342 — protein: MIRKSMKTLSEKLSTMWWRGETWWRGETWWRGETWCNSDTALRTLLLVALLCGTFWYDCRPAAMVGAVSLGALWCRHCSSVQLQTSSRLDTAIAKARARCCTLRNSRPYGFTIALVVTVLTPIILFFVLPWWMILMSLLVLGVVIKWTYDIKVVFSNDTATIQEQQFELEVKEFLPEINELNQSLLKEVGEKGDIPMHIDWCNEKSAQEGDNYGEDELYIRMLLPEDGSRELETVEQSDSSSDELFMDDGGSQMVRKRCTNGTKTAIEEVCDERIQFKISHFNANSSSDSDENISSGLSFGGESSEARSRTKSTVSEKMKQSRQKRVSAGSNDTTELNIASCAVNPANSALMGAMFQCLMNATTVQRPTGSGSSSSGSGAIPSEQSKSSIIIDAIGGAIRSTRLLQPSSKHENSSDDDKDSDFEILNSEELNNF